GGGCAAGACACTTGCTGCCGCTTCTAGCGTAAGCAAAGGCTTAAGCGCAGATGGCGACAAAAAAGTGGTTGCAGGTGCGGTCGGAAAAGCTCTGGCGGAAAAATGTAAAGAATTGAACATCGCTGAAGTGTCCTTCGACCGAAATGGTTTTCGGTACCATGGACGCGTTAGTGCAGTAGCTGATGGCGCCCGCGAAGGCGGACTGAAGTTCTAGGAGACTAAGTGATGGCGTTTAACGAACAAGTTGAAGGTGAAGTTGTCGACCGTTTGGTTCATTTGAACCGGGTTGCCAAAGTTGTAAAGGGTGGTCGTCGTTTCTCATTCAGTGCTCTCGTAGTTGCTGGTGATGGAAATGGCAAAGTAGGGTTCGGACTTGGTAAAGCCAATGAAGTTCCTGAAGCTATCCGCAAGGG
This genomic window from Deltaproteobacteria bacterium contains:
- a CDS encoding 50S ribosomal protein L18, giving the protein MSSTRSMKKLSVRKRRGIRVRKKIFGTATRPRLTVFRSAKHIYAQVIDDEQGKTLAAASSVSKGLSADGDKKVVAGAVGKALAEKCKELNIAEVSFDRNGFRYHGRVSAVADGAREGGLKF